A segment of the Zestosphaera sp. genome:
AACCAACATGAAACCCAAACTCTAGTCGCTGCGTGTATGAATATGGGATTTATATGTTGTGAACATCTATGTGGTAGCATGGTGGCCTGCGTAACTCCATCCTTAGCTTTCCAAGCTCTAAGAGTAGTTTCTCTATAGCTTTCTCTTTTTTCTTGGCCTCGACTATGATGTCTAGTGGTCCTCGGTCTTCCCAGAGATTTACTAAAGCTAGGAAATCCTCTAATCTCAGGTAATCTCCGTGTTCTCCGAGGGCACGGCCTTTGTCTGGAGCAGACGATACGTGAAATTCGGGTATGACACCTCTCCAGGTTTCTCTGAGCTTATCTATGTCAAAATTTGAAGGATTTAGCACGTGGTGATAGTAGTCGAAAACAACCGGTATGCCGAGCTCTTCACCCAACTCTACTACGTCTGCTACTGTGTAGTATCTCTCATCGTTTTCGACTGCTAGTCTTCTGGTTAACCAGTAGTTTTCTCTGACCGTCTTAGTAAACCTTCTGAGGGCTTCTCTCTTATCCCCGTAGACACCGCCCACGTGAATCACAACTATGCTCTCTTTCCCTAGCCCTAACTTGTCTAGGACCCAGAAGTGATATTCTAGTTCCCGCAGAGACCTCTCGACTACGTCGGCGCGCGGACTGTTTAACACGACGAATTGACCTGGATGCATAGTAATTCTGATGCCGTATTCTCTCAGTCTGCCGGCTATTACTTCAAGATTCTTTTCTATTTCATAAAGCCAGTCTCTCTCGAATCTCTCGTGAGACGCAAACGGGATGAAGTCTGAACCTAGTCTGAAAATAGTTAAGCCCATAGAGCACGAGAGCTCTAAGAGCCTCACGAAATCTCTGAGGTTTCTCTCGAATGTATCTAGGAGAGTCTCTCTGCTAAGTCTGCTAAGTCTTAACTTATGATTAGTACTGTATCTGTTATCCCAAGTAGAACAGAAAAAGCCAACACCGATCCGCAATAGGGCGAC
Coding sequences within it:
- the uvsE gene encoding UV DNA damage repair endonuclease UvsE, encoding MRIGVGFFCSTWDNRYSTNHKLRLSRLSRETLLDTFERNLRDFVRLLELSCSMGLTIFRLGSDFIPFASHERFERDWLYEIEKNLEVIAGRLREYGIRITMHPGQFVVLNSPRADVVERSLRELEYHFWVLDKLGLGKESIVVIHVGGVYGDKREALRRFTKTVRENYWLTRRLAVENDERYYTVADVVELGEELGIPVVFDYYHHVLNPSNFDIDKLRETWRGVIPEFHVSSAPDKGRALGEHGDYLRLEDFLALVNLWEDRGPLDIIVEAKKKEKAIEKLLLELGKLRMELRRPPCYHIDVHNI